In Haladaptatus paucihalophilus DX253, the following proteins share a genomic window:
- a CDS encoding sulfatase-like hydrolase/transferase, which translates to MRSCIWITLESTRYDHTSFDSGRDTTPFLSKLSKSNDAVSFPDCHSHDIWTRSSTASILTGLSPSQHRTWHNNAALPETIRTIPEAFQDAGYKTVGVSPIAQFSPSTGLDKGFTKFHDISAGTITDTVPLRGLFRYLMKIRKESAGFTTDTGKHTTGPLNTEIVKKHIRKSESPLFIYTHLSDAHHPYYPPRDYRNFFNDDLPIPILDALELTMEVSENLHEYIATQQLTEDQLESLRVLYDLCIRFTDDLVEEIVTEARTHLDNPLVVVTADHGEQFGEEGLLAHMLIPNRAVTHIPMVVSGLDLPTTELVQPADVMAAITSELEIDHKVPAGKDPRDEHRKFAITEHSGERSCKKLDYISESSDIFDVSKFSRKDVVSIRTEKWRFQTDGNESVLRTSGENPAEDKEVATELASLINKWREENPQRNTSARADFSESQRKQLSDLGYL; encoded by the coding sequence ATGAGATCGTGTATTTGGATCACCTTAGAAAGTACTCGATATGATCACACAAGTTTTGATAGTGGTCGAGACACTACACCGTTCCTTAGCAAGTTATCAAAAAGTAATGATGCAGTCTCGTTCCCTGATTGTCACTCACATGATATATGGACACGTAGTTCTACTGCGTCAATACTGACTGGTTTATCACCGAGTCAGCATCGGACTTGGCACAATAATGCAGCACTTCCAGAAACGATACGTACTATACCTGAGGCATTCCAGGATGCTGGTTACAAGACAGTCGGTGTGTCTCCCATTGCTCAATTCAGTCCTAGTACTGGTCTTGATAAGGGTTTCACAAAGTTCCATGATATTAGTGCTGGTACAATCACCGATACAGTGCCATTGCGCGGCCTTTTCCGATATCTTATGAAGATTCGAAAAGAGTCTGCTGGATTCACAACGGATACTGGGAAGCATACAACTGGTCCACTGAATACTGAAATAGTCAAGAAACATATCCGAAAATCCGAATCACCTTTATTCATTTATACACATCTTTCAGATGCTCACCACCCTTATTATCCTCCTCGTGATTATCGTAACTTCTTCAATGATGATCTTCCCATCCCAATTCTGGATGCACTCGAGCTCACGATGGAGGTATCAGAAAATCTCCATGAATACATTGCCACTCAACAACTAACTGAGGATCAACTTGAGTCACTTCGAGTACTATATGACTTGTGCATTAGATTCACTGATGACTTAGTGGAGGAAATCGTAACCGAAGCACGCACGCATCTTGACAACCCCTTAGTTGTTGTAACAGCGGATCATGGTGAACAATTTGGTGAAGAAGGTCTTCTTGCACATATGTTAATTCCAAATCGTGCAGTTACACATATTCCGATGGTCGTTTCTGGCCTTGATTTACCGACCACTGAGTTGGTGCAGCCAGCAGATGTAATGGCAGCAATTACGTCCGAGCTGGAAATTGATCACAAGGTACCTGCTGGGAAAGATCCACGAGATGAGCACCGAAAGTTTGCCATCACGGAACATAGCGGTGAGCGCTCTTGTAAAAAGCTGGACTACATTAGTGAGTCTTCAGATATATTTGATGTGTCTAAATTTAGTAGGAAGGATGTTGTGAGTATTCGGACCGAAAAATGGAGGTTCCAAACAGATGGGAATGAATCTGTGCTACGTACCTCTGGTGAGAATCCTGCTGAAGATAAAGAAGTAGCGACCGAATTAGCCTCATTAATTAACAAGTGGCGTGAAGAGAATCCTCAGCGAAATACCTCTGCAAGAGCTGATTTTTCTGAGTCGCAGCGTAAACAACTTAGCGACCTCGGATATCTGTAA
- a CDS encoding flippase, with protein sequence MSIISRLGNKLKFEFTARIVAVLSGGILTVALARLLRPSEYGLLFLTLAILNISITFSRLGIGKSTSRYISEYREMDPGQIPYILRFGFLFTLLMISIVCVILLVVHKTIADLVSEPNLNRFLLFGTAFIAFSTLVSFVRFSLQGFEDIKGSSIIFLIDRGGRTVFALGLVLIGLGATGALAGYIIASVISSIIGIIYIYKSHYFESIQERIEPQLRKRITEYSFPLVVSSAARSIDNRIDIFLVGFFINPTAVAYYTISKQLIDFIQVPISSLTFTFSPAIKSEMTKGNLDSAANMYEEALSYTLLLYVPAAAGLIILSEPIIRVFFGKQYLEAVPVLQALSVYAVLLSISVLTGNSLDFIGRARERAIIKGITSVANAVLNVLLLPRMGVFGAAIATVITHSIFTVSTIYYMSLEIQVRKLWLFRYSTAVVAITTVMSIVVYLLSKYISNMISLIAIVGVGVITWTFLSVTAGLVDVDEVSQIVQ encoded by the coding sequence ATGAGTATCATCTCTCGATTGGGCAATAAATTAAAATTTGAATTCACTGCTAGGATTGTTGCTGTCCTATCAGGAGGGATACTGACAGTTGCATTGGCACGCCTGCTCCGTCCAAGCGAATATGGATTGCTATTTTTGACTCTTGCAATATTAAATATATCTATCACCTTTAGCAGACTTGGCATAGGAAAGTCAACTAGCCGATACATATCTGAATATAGGGAGATGGACCCGGGTCAGATACCATATATTTTGCGATTTGGATTCCTTTTCACATTATTAATGATATCAATAGTCTGTGTCATTTTATTAGTGGTTCACAAGACAATTGCTGACTTGGTTAGTGAACCTAATTTAAACCGCTTTCTTCTTTTTGGCACAGCCTTCATAGCATTCTCGACATTAGTATCATTCGTACGATTTTCGCTCCAAGGATTTGAAGATATAAAGGGTAGCTCAATAATATTCCTAATTGATCGGGGAGGACGGACAGTCTTTGCTCTCGGACTAGTGTTGATAGGACTGGGAGCGACTGGTGCGTTAGCCGGATATATCATCGCTTCAGTCATAAGCAGTATCATTGGCATCATCTATATATATAAGTCACATTATTTTGAATCAATTCAAGAGAGAATAGAGCCCCAACTCCGAAAGCGCATCACTGAGTATTCATTTCCATTAGTTGTCTCAAGTGCGGCTAGGTCAATTGACAATAGAATCGACATATTTCTTGTTGGATTCTTTATTAATCCTACTGCGGTCGCGTACTATACAATTAGTAAGCAGTTAATAGATTTTATTCAGGTTCCAATATCATCTCTTACCTTTACATTTTCACCAGCAATCAAATCAGAGATGACGAAAGGCAATCTTGATTCAGCAGCCAATATGTATGAAGAAGCGCTTTCATATACGTTACTCTTATATGTGCCTGCCGCGGCTGGGCTGATCATTCTCTCAGAACCAATTATCAGAGTGTTTTTTGGTAAACAATATCTTGAGGCAGTTCCAGTTCTCCAAGCATTATCCGTTTATGCTGTCTTACTATCTATCTCAGTATTAACTGGGAATAGTTTGGACTTCATCGGTCGAGCAAGGGAGCGAGCAATCATAAAAGGAATAACTTCCGTAGCGAATGCTGTGCTGAATGTATTACTGCTTCCCAGAATGGGAGTCTTCGGTGCCGCGATTGCGACAGTAATTACACATTCTATATTTACAGTTTCAACAATATATTATATGTCTCTAGAAATACAAGTTAGGAAATTATGGCTATTCAGATATAGCACGGCGGTGGTAGCCATTACAACAGTGATGTCGATTGTGGTTTACTTACTATCCAAATACATAAGTAATATGATTTCACTGATAGCAATTGTAGGTGTTGGAGTAATAACGTGGACATTCTTATCAGTCACTGCAGGATTGGTTGATGTAGATGAAGTATCACAAATTGTACAATAA
- a CDS encoding ROK family protein, with protein sequence MDGIAVFGIGSTHFRYTVGTPAGEFLTEIAVEPTRPQILAMQIVQAVQKLQQNTSATIVAVAVSCTGLVDTSNGIIREMDTKYGTEIHDIDLRSVIRSECDLPLFLANDCSASALGEWYFGADDAYDCVAHVTFGTGIGAGVVERGRLLRGESGQAAEVGLFPVAPTSGLSSFGVPGAWEAICSGGGIPHYVAHRLQTDDRETTLRDGPHSEAVHLFEAANDGDTVAKEYLDQIAQYNAAGIGTLCNAYNPGLITIGGGVALNNQQTILDGIRTYLDDYLYVERPDIQITELGDDIGLYGALAHGSPEREVV encoded by the coding sequence ATGGATGGAATTGCGGTGTTCGGCATCGGAAGTACTCACTTCCGGTATACGGTCGGGACACCGGCAGGGGAGTTTCTCACCGAGATTGCAGTCGAACCGACACGACCGCAAATTCTCGCAATGCAGATCGTCCAAGCAGTTCAGAAACTACAACAGAACACCTCTGCGACGATTGTTGCAGTTGCTGTCTCTTGTACTGGTCTCGTTGACACTTCGAACGGAATCATTCGGGAAATGGATACCAAATATGGAACCGAAATCCACGACATCGATCTTCGAAGTGTGATTCGGTCCGAATGTGACCTCCCTCTCTTTCTGGCGAACGACTGTAGTGCATCCGCACTTGGGGAATGGTATTTCGGTGCTGACGATGCATACGATTGTGTAGCTCACGTCACCTTCGGCACCGGTATCGGTGCTGGGGTCGTCGAACGCGGGCGACTCCTCCGTGGAGAATCCGGCCAGGCCGCAGAAGTTGGGCTCTTTCCCGTTGCACCGACGTCCGGTCTCAGTAGTTTCGGCGTTCCGGGAGCGTGGGAGGCGATCTGTTCCGGTGGCGGCATTCCACACTATGTCGCCCACCGACTGCAAACTGACGACCGGGAAACGACGCTTCGAGATGGCCCTCACTCCGAGGCAGTGCATCTTTTCGAGGCTGCAAACGATGGTGATACAGTCGCTAAAGAGTATCTTGATCAGATTGCCCAGTATAATGCGGCTGGCATCGGAACACTTTGCAATGCGTACAATCCCGGCCTCATCACTATCGGTGGAGGCGTTGCGCTCAACAACCAGCAAACAATCTTGGACGGCATTCGAACGTATCTCGATGACTATCTCTATGTCGAGAGACCTGACATCCAAATCACGGAGTTAGGTGATGATATCGGTCTCTATGGGGCGCTCGCACACGGATCTCCTGAAAGAGAAGTCGTGTGA
- a CDS encoding amidase, producing MSDVPPNIQPPTPEEIREKAAEHYIDLTDEEVEDFRTAIPGMLEAYERLDELVEPRPSRKYTDREPGYRPSAEEDPLNAFVTKCEVRGADSGPLADYEIGVKDNVAVAGVEMTCGSKLFEGYVPSRDATIVTRLLDAGGTITGKMNMEDMAFSGSGELSATGPVLNPRDPEYIAGGSSSGSIAAVVNGDVDVAIGGDQGGSIRIPAAWSGGVGHKPTHGLVPYTGIAGLGRSFDHIGPMATTVGDCARVLDVIAGADSLDPRQGHAPTDDYTNALTNDPEDLTIGVVEDGFGHEQSESGVDEMVRDALDHFADAGAEVTDVSIPMHRDGLPIWNGIVIEETTATVNADGIGHFGDGHYDTQFMDAFGKARRVQADDYLTTVKLTLVLGQYLADEYRSHYYAKAQNLSRALADEYDDALADVDVLAMPTTPQTAHRQDDDLSRLEVIDRALNMLSNTAPFDVTGHPALSVPCGTSDGLPVGLMFVGERFDDDTVLRVGHTFEQRHDWKEFQTESAM from the coding sequence ATGTCAGACGTTCCACCGAACATTCAGCCACCGACGCCCGAGGAAATCCGCGAAAAAGCAGCCGAACACTATATCGACCTCACTGACGAGGAAGTCGAAGACTTCCGCACAGCGATTCCGGGGATGCTCGAAGCCTACGAACGCCTCGACGAACTCGTCGAGCCGCGCCCGAGTCGGAAGTACACTGACCGTGAACCGGGATATCGACCGAGTGCCGAGGAAGACCCACTAAATGCGTTTGTGACGAAATGCGAGGTCCGCGGTGCCGATTCTGGGCCACTCGCCGATTACGAAATCGGGGTGAAGGATAACGTTGCAGTCGCTGGGGTCGAGATGACGTGCGGTTCGAAGCTCTTCGAGGGCTATGTGCCTTCGAGGGACGCTACAATCGTCACACGTCTCCTCGACGCCGGCGGAACCATCACCGGAAAGATGAACATGGAGGATATGGCGTTCTCGGGGAGCGGTGAGTTATCGGCGACGGGCCCCGTCTTGAACCCACGTGACCCGGAGTACATCGCTGGCGGCTCTTCGAGCGGGTCGATAGCAGCGGTCGTCAACGGCGACGTGGACGTGGCCATCGGCGGCGATCAGGGCGGGTCGATCCGTATCCCGGCGGCTTGGAGCGGCGGTGTCGGCCACAAACCGACCCACGGCCTCGTTCCCTACACGGGCATCGCGGGCCTCGGTCGCTCGTTCGACCACATCGGCCCGATGGCCACCACTGTCGGAGACTGTGCTCGTGTCCTCGATGTTATCGCTGGCGCGGACTCACTGGACCCGCGTCAAGGCCACGCCCCAACTGACGACTACACGAATGCACTCACGAACGACCCCGAAGACCTGACGATCGGCGTCGTCGAGGACGGCTTCGGCCACGAACAGAGCGAATCAGGTGTCGACGAAATGGTTCGCGACGCGTTGGATCACTTCGCCGACGCTGGTGCCGAAGTGACAGACGTCTCGATTCCGATGCACAGGGATGGTTTGCCGATTTGGAACGGCATCGTCATCGAGGAGACGACGGCTACCGTCAACGCCGACGGTATCGGCCACTTCGGCGACGGACACTATGATACACAGTTCATGGACGCCTTCGGCAAGGCACGTCGCGTACAGGCCGATGACTACCTCACGACGGTCAAGTTGACGCTCGTCCTCGGTCAATACCTCGCTGACGAGTACCGTAGTCACTACTATGCGAAAGCGCAGAACCTCAGCCGGGCGTTAGCCGACGAATATGACGACGCACTCGCCGACGTTGACGTCCTGGCGATGCCGACTACCCCACAAACCGCCCACCGACAGGACGACGACTTGAGTCGCCTCGAAGTCATCGACCGTGCGCTCAACATGCTTTCGAATACGGCACCGTTCGACGTTACAGGTCATCCGGCGCTCTCTGTTCCCTGTGGAACGTCCGATGGCCTTCCGGTCGGTCTGATGTTCGTCGGTGAACGATTCGACGACGATACCGTTCTCCGCGTCGGTCACACATTCGAACAGCGACACGACTGGAAGGAGTTCCAAACGGAATCGGCGATGTGA
- a CDS encoding LLM class flavin-dependent oxidoreductase — MPTDLLLPQVTTLDQTELSVRAEALGYDGLWLGELWRTSSVVQLTDIAAHTETVDLGTAILNVFSRTPAVLAMTAATLDQVSDGRFRLGVGTSTKKAIEDLHGMGWDDPNPVRRAHETIELTRAFLGDEGRVEYDGDVFSVRDFPSLDVDVPIYHAALGRANRRVVARLCDGWIPHNVPFPDLEEAFEYIADHAAEAGRDEDIDVAPYVPAAVSNDVEAAKDAIRGHVAYYVGNGRGYERSVARRFPDDAAAVAEAWREGDRQTAIRNVTDEMVEALGVAGTPEQAREQFQQISDIDCITRPLVTIPSNADEGMTERTIEALAPSNN, encoded by the coding sequence ATGCCAACCGATCTGTTGTTGCCACAGGTGACGACCCTCGACCAGACCGAACTCAGCGTTCGCGCCGAAGCACTCGGCTACGATGGCCTTTGGCTCGGCGAACTCTGGAGGACGAGCTCTGTCGTCCAGCTCACCGACATCGCCGCCCACACCGAGACGGTCGACCTCGGGACGGCAATCCTCAACGTCTTCTCGCGGACCCCCGCCGTCTTGGCGATGACGGCAGCCACGCTCGACCAGGTCTCCGATGGTCGGTTTCGGCTCGGCGTCGGAACGTCGACGAAAAAGGCCATCGAGGACCTCCACGGCATGGGGTGGGACGACCCCAACCCGGTCCGACGGGCGCACGAGACCATCGAACTAACCAGGGCATTTCTCGGTGACGAGGGGCGTGTGGAGTATGATGGCGACGTCTTTTCGGTTCGGGACTTCCCGTCGCTAGACGTCGATGTACCCATCTATCACGCCGCGCTCGGCCGCGCAAATCGGCGCGTCGTTGCACGGCTCTGCGACGGCTGGATTCCTCACAACGTGCCATTCCCCGACCTCGAGGAGGCCTTCGAGTACATCGCCGACCACGCGGCAGAAGCCGGTCGCGATGAGGACATCGATGTCGCGCCGTACGTCCCCGCCGCCGTCAGCAATGATGTCGAGGCGGCTAAGGATGCCATCCGGGGGCACGTCGCCTACTACGTCGGCAACGGTCGGGGCTACGAGCGATCGGTTGCACGTCGATTCCCGGACGACGCGGCCGCCGTCGCCGAGGCGTGGCGAGAGGGCGACCGCCAGACAGCCATTAGGAACGTCACCGACGAGATGGTCGAGGCGCTCGGTGTCGCGGGAACGCCGGAACAAGCCCGTGAGCAGTTTCAACAGATTTCCGACATCGACTGCATCACCCGACCGTTGGTGACCATCCCGAGCAACGCCGACGAAGGGATGACCGAGCGGACCATCGAAGCGTTGGCACCGTCGAACAACTGA
- a CDS encoding helix-turn-helix domain-containing protein, with product MLTSEVRVRYDGDWTAQLAEYDVFGEFIASTFRNHRYIGMLALETNDYEETLDVIRTHEMVDSIDVVERYETSEGRFAATVLLRGRLTELTPFQALMYEGYLPIGPTKLENGCEYFNLLLGDRDELAKAIELLSDFGSVSVERITRDFRREIMPSRAEWQELFASIPPRQREFLNTAVEKGYFEIPREVTLEELADEMGITKTTASNHLRKAEHTLITFVLPYINLAVSDD from the coding sequence ATGTTGACGTCCGAGGTGCGAGTCCGGTACGACGGCGATTGGACCGCCCAACTCGCCGAATATGATGTCTTCGGCGAATTTATCGCATCGACGTTTCGTAACCACCGGTACATCGGGATGTTGGCGCTGGAAACGAACGACTACGAGGAGACGCTCGACGTCATTCGAACGCACGAGATGGTCGATAGTATCGACGTCGTCGAACGGTACGAAACGTCCGAAGGTCGATTTGCGGCGACCGTATTGCTCCGCGGTCGTCTCACCGAACTCACGCCCTTCCAGGCCCTCATGTACGAAGGCTATCTCCCCATCGGACCGACGAAACTCGAAAACGGTTGTGAATATTTCAACCTGCTTCTGGGTGACCGCGACGAACTGGCAAAGGCGATAGAACTCCTCTCGGATTTCGGGAGCGTCTCGGTCGAGCGCATTACGAGGGACTTTCGACGAGAAATCATGCCGAGCCGCGCCGAGTGGCAGGAACTGTTCGCATCGATTCCACCGCGACAACGCGAGTTCCTGAACACCGCGGTCGAGAAGGGCTATTTCGAAATCCCGCGGGAAGTGACGCTCGAAGAACTCGCCGACGAGATGGGGATCACGAAAACTACCGCATCGAACCACCTCCGAAAAGCCGAACACACGCTTATAACGTTCGTCCTTCCGTACATCAACCTCGCCGTCAGCGACGACTGA
- a CDS encoding MmgE/PrpD family protein, translating to MSVDTMDTTDAVAFVHSATLRELPSSVERAVRVRVLDTLAAMTAGYRQDGIDIVRRYALDRFGGESTATLFDGSGTRVHPEGATLANSTAANALDIDDGHREVKGHPAAVVVPAALATAESEDSTVETLLDAVYVGYEIGVRAGLAIHHLDGVYTGTGSWGAVGAAAAVARLRDFPTERTAHALGIAEYHAPRTPIMRGVERPGMTKDGIGWGSYVGAVSAQLAASGFTGSGTVFDEVDTGVVAPFGDVHHVTEAYLKPYPCCRWVQPGVEAALSLAESTAIDPTSVETVRVHTFEEATHLRTRSPDSPEEAQYSYPFPVATALVRGRFTQAEHASDVLSDPDILALSDAVELRVDEALDGRFPGDCLARLELDTESETYASDVTRPPGAREQPLADDVRREKARRLVTPTLPPSAIEKTERRLRDSASVATLLSPWRT from the coding sequence ATGTCCGTAGACACGATGGACACGACCGATGCGGTCGCGTTCGTCCACTCGGCCACGCTCCGCGAGCTTCCATCGTCGGTCGAACGAGCGGTCAGAGTCCGCGTGCTCGACACGCTCGCCGCGATGACGGCGGGGTATCGACAGGACGGAATCGATATCGTCCGCCGGTACGCCCTCGACCGGTTCGGCGGCGAATCGACCGCGACGCTGTTCGACGGCAGCGGGACGAGGGTACATCCGGAAGGTGCGACGCTCGCTAATTCGACGGCGGCGAACGCCCTCGATATCGACGACGGTCATCGGGAGGTGAAGGGGCACCCGGCCGCGGTCGTGGTCCCCGCGGCACTCGCCACTGCGGAATCCGAGGATTCGACCGTCGAGACGTTGCTCGATGCCGTCTACGTCGGCTACGAAATCGGCGTCCGAGCCGGACTGGCGATTCACCACCTCGACGGCGTGTACACCGGAACCGGGTCGTGGGGTGCGGTGGGTGCCGCCGCGGCCGTCGCCCGTCTACGCGATTTTCCAACAGAGCGAACCGCTCACGCGCTCGGAATCGCCGAGTATCACGCTCCCCGGACGCCCATCATGCGTGGCGTCGAACGCCCCGGCATGACGAAGGACGGTATCGGATGGGGGTCGTACGTCGGTGCGGTCTCGGCCCAACTCGCCGCGTCCGGTTTCACGGGGTCCGGAACGGTCTTCGACGAGGTGGATACCGGCGTCGTCGCCCCGTTCGGCGACGTCCATCACGTCACGGAGGCGTACCTCAAACCGTATCCGTGTTGTCGGTGGGTACAGCCCGGCGTCGAAGCCGCGTTGTCGCTGGCGGAGTCGACCGCTATCGACCCGACGAGCGTCGAGACGGTTCGCGTCCACACCTTCGAGGAGGCGACCCACCTCCGAACCCGGTCGCCCGATTCCCCGGAAGAAGCGCAGTACTCATATCCGTTCCCGGTCGCGACGGCGCTCGTCCGCGGACGCTTCACGCAGGCCGAACACGCGTCGGACGTGCTATCCGACCCCGACATTCTGGCGCTTTCCGACGCCGTGGAACTGCGCGTCGATGAGGCGCTCGATGGACGGTTCCCGGGCGACTGTCTCGCTCGCCTCGAACTCGACACCGAGAGCGAAACGTACGCCTCCGACGTCACGCGTCCACCGGGTGCACGGGAACAACCCCTCGCCGACGACGTGCGACGGGAGAAAGCCCGCCGTCTCGTCACACCGACGCTACCCCCGTCGGCTATCGAAAAAACGGAGCGGCGTCTCCGTGATTCCGCCTCGGTTGCGACCCTCCTCTCCCCGTGGCGGACGTGA
- a CDS encoding Rieske (2Fe-2S) protein, producing the protein MEKRFEICPTTELPPGERTITELNGISVGVFNVDGEYYALKNDCPHQRAPLCMGKVTGTTSVERTGEVNWEDNGHILRCPWHGWEFDIETGRSVFNPHKVRARSFEATVESADEESADREADRPSTPDDCNCGSSGDEPPVDTYEVTVEDEIVVVYL; encoded by the coding sequence ATGGAAAAACGATTCGAGATATGTCCGACGACGGAGCTACCACCCGGAGAACGAACGATAACCGAGTTGAACGGCATCTCGGTGGGCGTCTTCAACGTCGATGGCGAGTACTACGCGCTGAAAAACGACTGTCCGCATCAACGAGCGCCTCTATGTATGGGGAAGGTGACCGGCACGACGTCCGTCGAGCGCACCGGCGAAGTGAATTGGGAGGACAACGGCCACATCCTGCGCTGTCCGTGGCACGGCTGGGAGTTCGATATCGAAACCGGCCGCTCCGTGTTCAACCCGCACAAGGTCCGCGCCCGGTCGTTCGAAGCCACGGTCGAATCGGCCGACGAGGAATCCGCGGACCGTGAAGCCGACCGTCCGTCCACGCCCGACGACTGTAACTGCGGTTCGAGCGGCGACGAACCACCGGTCGACACGTACGAGGTGACCGTCGAGGACGAAATCGTCGTCGTCTACCTCTGA
- a CDS encoding amidohydrolase family protein, which translates to MTRRRTQRSTDGAPTLIDCDIHQRWKDESEVIQYLPEQYKDRGLQAPEILYDNVAEFSRRDAIPDDGSHPGSDIPKMKEQHLDEFGVDYAILTGNSYLNLSALPNDDYAAELAVASNKWAIDRWLSEGGPFVGSLLAAPQKPKRMAEMIRNLGQHPRVVQVVMPMAAQLPYGHEYYWPMYEAAEEMGLPIALHPYTEGHGVTRPPTGAGYPRTYFEWHTLLGTYAMGQLVSLVAEGVLPSFPDLDFVVIEGGLSWVPHFLWRMDKDWKALRAQVPYLEKPPSEYVKDQVRFTTQPIEEPDDPEHLLQILKMMNASETVMFASDYPHWDTDSPLYALPPMPEEMEAGVMAGNAQELYGLPDDPASLPTK; encoded by the coding sequence ATGACGAGACGACGAACGCAGCGGTCTACCGATGGCGCACCGACGCTCATCGACTGTGACATCCATCAACGGTGGAAAGACGAATCGGAGGTCATCCAGTACCTCCCCGAGCAGTACAAAGACCGGGGACTACAGGCACCGGAAATCCTCTACGACAACGTTGCGGAGTTCTCCCGACGCGACGCCATCCCGGACGACGGGAGCCATCCGGGGTCGGACATCCCGAAGATGAAAGAGCAACACCTCGACGAGTTCGGGGTCGATTACGCGATTCTGACGGGCAACTCGTACCTCAACCTCTCCGCACTCCCAAACGACGATTACGCGGCCGAGCTCGCCGTCGCGAGCAACAAGTGGGCCATCGACCGCTGGCTTTCGGAGGGCGGACCGTTCGTCGGCTCGCTGCTGGCGGCACCGCAGAAGCCGAAGCGGATGGCGGAGATGATACGAAATCTCGGTCAACATCCACGCGTCGTCCAAGTCGTGATGCCGATGGCCGCACAGCTCCCCTACGGACACGAGTACTACTGGCCGATGTACGAGGCCGCCGAGGAGATGGGCCTTCCGATAGCGCTCCACCCGTACACGGAGGGGCACGGCGTCACCCGACCGCCGACTGGTGCCGGATATCCGCGCACCTACTTCGAGTGGCACACGCTTCTCGGCACCTACGCGATGGGGCAACTCGTGAGCCTCGTCGCGGAGGGCGTCCTGCCGTCGTTCCCGGACCTCGACTTCGTCGTCATCGAGGGAGGCCTCAGTTGGGTTCCGCACTTCCTCTGGCGGATGGACAAAGACTGGAAGGCGCTCCGTGCGCAAGTCCCGTACCTCGAAAAGCCGCCGAGCGAATACGTCAAAGATCAGGTTCGGTTCACCACCCAGCCCATCGAAGAACCGGACGACCCAGAGCACCTCCTCCAGATTCTGAAGATGATGAACGCCTCGGAGACGGTCATGTTCGCCAGCGACTATCCCCACTGGGACACGGATTCGCCACTCTACGCACTCCCGCCGATGCCCGAGGAAATGGAGGCGGGTGTGATGGCCGGAAACGCACAGGAACTCTACGGACTCCCGGACGACCCGGCGAGCCTCCCGACCAAGTGA
- a CDS encoding carbon-nitrogen hydrolase family protein, with protein MTTSRVATCQFEPSLGETAANIESISELASELPETVEFAVFPELCVTGYDLTDVSTVATPVPGPITDRLSAVARDSGVALVVGLPEADEKSVYNSLVYVDEHGVVATYRKRRLWGAEADHFEAGTGPVTVETPVGTLGLLLCYDLNFPELTLEYGREDCDLLAVSAAWRQSFERDWRLLCRARALDGTCYVVGSNHVGTQAGRRHAGDSCIAGPRGDIVAKTMDGNGVASATVSLRTLSEARRKNPVRKSRERTQVRSE; from the coding sequence ATGACGACCTCGCGGGTCGCCACGTGTCAGTTCGAGCCGAGTCTCGGCGAGACGGCCGCGAACATCGAATCGATATCGGAACTGGCATCTGAATTGCCGGAGACCGTCGAATTCGCCGTTTTCCCCGAACTCTGCGTAACCGGCTACGACCTCACCGACGTTTCGACCGTCGCCACTCCGGTTCCGGGACCGATAACGGACCGACTCTCGGCCGTCGCGCGCGACTCCGGGGTCGCGCTCGTGGTCGGGCTACCGGAAGCGGACGAAAAATCGGTGTACAACTCGCTCGTGTACGTCGACGAACACGGCGTCGTGGCGACCTATCGAAAACGTCGTCTCTGGGGTGCGGAGGCGGACCATTTCGAGGCGGGAACCGGTCCCGTTACGGTCGAGACGCCGGTCGGCACGCTCGGATTACTGCTCTGTTACGACCTGAACTTCCCCGAACTGACGCTCGAATACGGGCGCGAGGACTGTGACCTGCTCGCTGTGAGCGCGGCGTGGCGACAGTCGTTCGAACGCGATTGGCGGTTGCTGTGCCGCGCACGGGCACTCGACGGGACCTGCTACGTCGTGGGGTCGAATCACGTCGGAACGCAGGCCGGTCGTCGCCACGCCGGGGATAGTTGTATCGCCGGACCGCGCGGCGATATAGTCGCAAAGACGATGGATGGCAACGGGGTCGCTTCTGCTACTGTCTCATTAAGGACGCTCTCGGAAGCGCGCCGAAAGAACCCGGTCCGGAAGAGCAGGGAACGGACGCAGGTGCGGTCGGAGTAG